GAGCTTTCGCGAATGGGCCGACGTGGCGCGAGCCAAGGGCGTGCATTTCTGGGTGCAGCTCAGCCATCCGGGACGCCAGACCATGGCCAACCTGGGCCAGCAGGCACTGGCGCCATCTGCCATTGCGCTGGACCTGGGCAGTTTTTCGAGAATGTTCGCCAAGCCCAGGGCCATGACCGAAGACGATATCCAAGACGTGATCCAACGCTTCGCCACCAGCGCCCGCCTGGCCGAGAAAGCCGGGTTTACCGGGGTGCAGATCCACGGTGCCCACGGTTACCTGCTGAGTCAGTTTCTCTCGCCGTTGAGCAACCATCGCACCGACCGCTGGGGCGGCTCACTGGAAAACCGTGCACGCCTGTTACTTGAGGTGATCCATGCCGTGCGCGCCAGCGTCAGCCCATCCTTTTGCGTGGCCGTAAAACTCAACTCCGCCGACTTCCAGCGCGGTGGGTTCGATGCCGCCGATGCGCGCGCCGTGGTCGAAATGCTCAACCCGCTGCCCATCGACCTGCTGGAATTGTCCGGTGGCAGCTACGAAGCGCCGGCCATGCAAGGCGAAGCACGGGACGGCCGCACATTGGCCCGCGAAGCCTACTTCCTGGAGTTCGCCGAGGAACTGGCCACCATCGCCAAGATGCCGCTGATGGTGACTGGTGGTATCCGCCGCCTGCCCGTCGTGCAGCAAGTCCTCGACAGCGGCATTGCCATGGCCGGCATCGCCACCGCCCTGACCCTGGAGCCGCAACTGATCAAACACTGGCGCGAGGGTCGCGACCTCAACCCGCAGCTCAAGCCGATCAGCTGGAAACGCAAGCCCCTGGCCGCCCTCGCCACCCTGGCCGTGGTACGCGACCAGATGCGCCGCCTGAGCCGCGGGCGCCTGCCCAATGCCAAGATCGCTCCGTGGCTGGCGCTGGCGTGTGACCAATGGTTTACGGCGCGCCGTACGCGGCAGTACCGCGCAAGCATGCGGCCTTAGCTGGCAAACGAGCTACGGCATTACCTGACAGGCCCGGCACTATCGTTAACATCCCCATCAAACGCATTGAAATAGAGATACTTCTTACATCCAAAAGCCACGAAACGAAGCGAACCCGTCCGACATGACAAGGCATGAACCCGAAGTTTCTAATAGCAATACCTTAGAACAGGGCCTGCCTCATGTCGGAACCATACAACACCCAAGCCCCTCAACCCCGTACTGCGCCTGCGCAGCTAACCAGGCCGGAAACTCCGGCCTCGGTTGACATCGTTGCGCTCTTGTCGGACCCCGAATTCGACATACGCGGCGTGGCCTGGAACCCGCTGTGCGATGCGGCCACGCCCCTTATCGGGTTGGTTATTCGCCTGCGTCGCTTGGATCAGCATGACAATGTACCTGCGCTTTACCAGGCGGTGCGTAGCCATATCACTGCAATCATGGAGGAGGTCAACCAGCTCGACTACGACGCAGGCATGCTCAAGGCCTACTCCTACAGCCTTTGTTTGTTAGTGGATGAAGTGGTCATGGGCACTCCATGGGGGAAATCTTCAGAATGGAGCCAGGACTCGCTTCTCAATACCTTTCATCATGAGACCTGGGGCGGGGAGCGATTCTTCACCGTGATGAATAACATGATTCCCGAAGCGGCCAGATACCAACATGTGTTGGAGTTCATGTACCAATGCCTGATCACCGGCCTGAAGGGCAAATACGGTGCCCACGCCAAGGGCGATGACGAAATACAGAAAATCATCGACCAACTGCACGGCCTTTTACGGCCCCTGCGCGGAGAAACGCCCAAGCGCCTGACCGACCCGCTGAAAAACGTCGCGCCGCGCAACTACCGAATCAAACGCACCTGGCCTCTGTGGACGCCATGGGCCATGGCCGCCGTGGTGCTGACGGTCGCCTACACGATCTACTCCATTCGCCTGGATGCTATCACTCAGGAAGTACTGGTATCCCTGAACAAAATCCTCGCGATGTAGCGCCTTGTTCATTCATAGCCGACCAGGAAGGCCGCCATGCCACGCCAAAATGACCTGCGTTTTACCTTCGAACCCTTGAAAGGCGACGTCTTCGATGTGGTGTCCTTCAGCCTTCAAGAAGGCTTGTCCCAGCCGTTCAAGCTCACCCTGGAATTGGCCAGCCACAATTGCGCTATCGACTTCAATCGCGTGCTGGATCTGGATGGGCTGTTCACCATCTGGCGTGGCGAAACCCCAGTACGCTACGTCCACGGCCTGGTCAGCCTGTTCACCCAGGGCGACACCGGTTTTCGTCGCACCCGCTACACCGCCGTCATCGAACCGACCCTGGCGCGTTTCGACCTGCGTTCCAACTGGCGCATCTTCCAGGGCCAGACCGTGCCCGACATCATCACCAGCGTACTTGCCGAGCATCGACTGACCGACATCCGCCGCGAAATCTGCTTCGAGCATCAGCCCCGCGAATACTGTGTACAGGCCGGCGAAACCGACCTCGATTTCATCGCCCGCCTCGCCGCTGAAGAAGGCCTGCTCTATACCTTCGAACACCGCGACGACGGCCACACCCTCGTCCTCACCGACCGCGTCGGCGGCCTCGGCACCATCGGCACGCACACACATTGCCCCGTGATCTACCAACCCATGGCGGGCGGCGATGCCACGGAACCGGCGTTGACCCGTTTCCACTACACCGAACAAGTACGCACCGCCCGCCAGGTACAACGCGACTACACCTTCACCCACCCGCGCTACGACCAACAGCACACCGCCACCGGCGACCAGGACCTGAAAAACCAGCGCAAGGACTACGAGCGCTACGACTACCCCGGCCGCTACAAACGCGACATCGCCGGCAAACCCTTCACCAAGACCCGGCTGACCGCCCTGCGCAATGACGCCAAACTGGCGCACCTGGCCGGCGACGACGCGCGCCTGCAACCGGGGCTGGCGTTCGACCTCAACGAGCATCCCCGCGAAGACTTCAACGACCGCTGGCGTACCGTCGCCATCACCCACCAAGGCAAACAGCACACCAGTCTGGAGGAGGAGGCGTTCGGCAGCGGCCACGGCACCTCTTATGAAATGACCGCCAGCGCCATCCGCTGGACCTCCGACTGGAAAGCCCCGCTGCGCGACAAACCGTGCATCGACGGCCCGCAGATTGCCACGGTGGTTGGGCCGCCAGGGGAAGAGATTTACT
This genomic stretch from Pseudomonas orientalis harbors:
- the icmH gene encoding type IVB secretion system protein IcmH/DotU, with product MSDPEFDIRGVAWNPLCDAATPLIGLVIRLRRLDQHDNVPALYQAVRSHITAIMEEVNQLDYDAGMLKAYSYSLCLLVDEVVMGTPWGKSSEWSQDSLLNTFHHETWGGERFFTVMNNMIPEAARYQHVLEFMYQCLITGLKGKYGAHAKGDDEIQKIIDQLHGLLRPLRGETPKRLTDPLKNVAPRNYRIKRTWPLWTPWAMAAVVLTVAYTIYSIRLDAITQEVLVSLNKILAM
- a CDS encoding NADH:flavin oxidoreductase/NADH oxidase family protein, with the translated sequence MSPFEALQLPNGQVISNRIAKAAMEENMADLNQAPSPELKQLYKTWAEGEPGLLLTGNVMIDRRAMTGPGGVALENEQHLESFREWADVARAKGVHFWVQLSHPGRQTMANLGQQALAPSAIALDLGSFSRMFAKPRAMTEDDIQDVIQRFATSARLAEKAGFTGVQIHGAHGYLLSQFLSPLSNHRTDRWGGSLENRARLLLEVIHAVRASVSPSFCVAVKLNSADFQRGGFDAADARAVVEMLNPLPIDLLELSGGSYEAPAMQGEARDGRTLAREAYFLEFAEELATIAKMPLMVTGGIRRLPVVQQVLDSGIAMAGIATALTLEPQLIKHWREGRDLNPQLKPISWKRKPLAALATLAVVRDQMRRLSRGRLPNAKIAPWLALACDQWFTARRTRQYRASMRP